A single window of Paracoccus albus DNA harbors:
- a CDS encoding glutamine synthetase family protein — MKPDWLEQAPQAAQEYVSGRRLDEVECIVADIAGVARGKAMPASKFARQEKFYLPNSIFLQTITGEWADNPSGAFTEPDMILTPDYSTTTAAPWTADYTLQVIHDVFDQQGKLVPVAPRNVLRRVVSLFEEKGWRPIVAPEMEFFLVARNTDPNQPIIPPMGRSGRRAAAKQAYSLSAVDEYGKVIDDIYDFAEAQGFEIDGILQEGGAGQVEINLAHGDPVRLADEIFFFKRLIREAALRHDCFATFMAKPIEGEPGSAMHIHHSVVDLKTGQNIFSDDKGREAPEFLHFIAGMQNHLPAAVALLAPYVNSYRRYVPDFAAPINLEWGRDNRTTGLRVPISGPDARRVENRLAGMDCNPYLGIAASLACGYLGLIEKNDPRPECLGDAYISEDELPLTLGDALDIMSDSEPMRDVLGNEFVNVYESVKRNEYKEFLQVISPWEREHLLLNV; from the coding sequence ATGAAACCGGATTGGCTGGAACAAGCACCGCAGGCCGCACAGGAATATGTGTCGGGTCGCCGCCTTGATGAGGTCGAATGCATCGTTGCCGACATCGCGGGGGTTGCGCGGGGCAAGGCAATGCCTGCCTCAAAATTCGCGCGGCAAGAGAAGTTTTATCTGCCCAACTCGATCTTCCTGCAGACGATCACCGGCGAATGGGCTGACAATCCCTCTGGCGCGTTTACCGAGCCGGATATGATTCTGACCCCGGATTACTCGACAACAACGGCGGCACCCTGGACCGCAGATTACACCTTGCAGGTGATCCACGACGTATTCGACCAGCAGGGCAAACTTGTGCCGGTGGCCCCACGAAACGTGCTGCGACGAGTGGTCAGCCTGTTCGAGGAAAAAGGCTGGCGCCCGATTGTCGCGCCCGAAATGGAATTCTTCCTTGTGGCGCGCAATACCGACCCGAACCAGCCGATCATACCGCCCATGGGTCGATCCGGACGGCGAGCGGCCGCAAAGCAGGCCTACTCGCTGTCTGCCGTTGACGAATATGGCAAGGTCATTGACGACATCTATGATTTTGCCGAGGCACAGGGCTTCGAGATTGACGGCATCCTTCAGGAAGGCGGCGCGGGTCAGGTCGAAATCAACCTTGCGCACGGCGATCCGGTGCGGCTTGCCGATGAAATCTTCTTCTTCAAGCGCCTGATCCGAGAGGCCGCCTTGCGCCATGACTGCTTTGCAACCTTCATGGCCAAACCGATTGAAGGAGAGCCGGGCAGCGCAATGCACATTCACCACTCTGTGGTGGATCTGAAAACGGGACAGAACATATTCTCGGATGACAAGGGCCGTGAGGCGCCGGAGTTCCTGCACTTCATCGCCGGAATGCAGAATCATCTTCCTGCCGCGGTAGCGCTGCTGGCACCCTACGTGAATTCCTATCGGCGCTATGTCCCGGATTTCGCGGCACCGATAAATCTGGAATGGGGGCGCGACAACCGCACGACGGGCCTGCGCGTTCCGATCTCGGGACCGGATGCGCGGCGCGTCGAAAACCGGCTGGCCGGGATGGACTGCAACCCGTATCTGGGTATCGCGGCCAGCCTTGCATGCGGATATCTGGGGCTGATCGAAAAGAACGATCCCCGCCCGGAATGCCTTGGCGATGCCTATATTTCGGAAGACGAGCTGCCGCTGACCCTTGGCGATGCACTGGACATCATGAGCGACAGCGAGCCTATGCGCGACGTTCTGGGCAATGAATTCGTCAATGTTTACGAATCCGTGAAGCGCAACGAATACAAGGAATTCCTGCAGGTCATCAGCCCGTGGGAACGCGAACACCTGCTGCTGAATGTCTGA
- a CDS encoding FMN-binding negative transcriptional regulator — MYCPEAFAENRPDVLSAFIRANPLGLLVTVGEDGPTANSVPFELGEDGKLRAHLARANPQLAEVDRGNPILIIFQGEQSYITPSWYATKQQTGKVVPTWNYLMVQVRGTAQTVRDPEWLRRQIRALTHQMEHDRAEPWAVSDAPDKFIAAQLRGIVGIEISVSSMTGKWKAGQNRVEADREGVASALSATHPVLSAATMGKK, encoded by the coding sequence ATGTATTGCCCCGAAGCATTTGCAGAGAACCGGCCCGATGTGCTCTCGGCCTTTATACGGGCCAATCCGCTTGGCCTGCTCGTCACCGTCGGTGAAGACGGGCCAACCGCCAACTCGGTGCCGTTTGAGCTTGGCGAAGATGGCAAGCTGCGTGCCCACCTTGCCCGCGCCAACCCTCAGCTTGCAGAAGTTGACCGCGGCAACCCGATTCTGATCATTTTTCAGGGCGAGCAAAGCTATATCACGCCCAGCTGGTACGCGACCAAGCAGCAGACCGGAAAAGTCGTGCCAACTTGGAACTACCTGATGGTTCAGGTTCGCGGCACGGCGCAGACCGTTCGGGACCCGGAATGGCTGCGCAGGCAGATACGCGCACTGACACATCAAATGGAGCATGACCGCGCCGAGCCCTGGGCCGTTTCCGACGCACCGGATAAATTCATCGCGGCGCAACTTCGCGGGATTGTCGGCATAGAGATCTCGGTTTCGAGCATGACCGGAAAATGGAAAGCTGGGCAGAACCGGGTGGAAGCGGATCGAGAGGGCGTGGCTTCAGCGCTGTCGGCCACGCATCCCGTGCTGTCGGCGGCGACAATGGGGAAGAAATGA
- a CDS encoding type 1 glutamine amidotransferase: MQIGILQCGQAPEALKEQSGDYPDMFIRLLSESGFDFRNYHVEAMEFPASVHEADGWLLTGSRHGAYEAHEFIPPLETFIRDIYAAAVPMVGICFGHQIIAQALGGKVEKFKGGWSVGAQDYNFAGQTLTLNAWHQDQVTRLPESARVVGKSSFCENAALIYPGRAFTVQPHPEFRDEFVEGLINTRAKGVVPDELLDTAREKMGGKRDSDIIATQIADFFRSNVADRKGAA; the protein is encoded by the coding sequence ATGCAGATCGGCATCCTGCAATGCGGGCAAGCGCCCGAGGCTCTGAAAGAACAGTCGGGTGATTATCCGGACATGTTTATACGTCTGCTTAGCGAAAGCGGCTTCGATTTTCGCAACTATCACGTTGAAGCGATGGAGTTTCCGGCCTCTGTCCACGAGGCCGACGGCTGGCTTCTGACCGGATCGCGACACGGCGCCTACGAAGCGCATGAGTTCATCCCACCGCTGGAGACGTTCATTCGCGATATCTACGCGGCAGCGGTCCCAATGGTCGGAATCTGTTTCGGCCATCAGATCATTGCGCAAGCGCTTGGCGGGAAAGTCGAAAAGTTCAAGGGTGGCTGGTCCGTCGGGGCGCAGGATTATAATTTTGCGGGCCAAACGCTGACGTTGAACGCTTGGCATCAGGATCAGGTCACGCGCCTACCCGAATCGGCGCGTGTGGTCGGCAAAAGCAGTTTCTGCGAAAATGCCGCGCTGATTTACCCCGGACGCGCCTTTACCGTTCAGCCACATCCTGAATTTCGCGATGAATTCGTAGAGGGGCTGATCAACACACGCGCCAAGGGCGTGGTCCCGGACGAATTGCTTGATACGGCACGCGAAAAAATGGGCGGCAAGCGCGACAGCGACATCATCGCGACGCAGATCGCTGATTTCTTCCGTTCCAATGTTGCGGATAGAAAAGGGGCGGCCTGA
- a CDS encoding ABC transporter ATP-binding protein — MTDTANATPVIEIRDLHKSYGQLEVLKGVSLAAPRGHVVSLIGSSGSGKSTLLRCCNLLENSQEGEIYFQEEPVRWKGAGLSRRPADPVQVTRIRTQLAMVFQQFNLWAHMTVLRNVMESPITVLGQPEAQVEERARKLLAKVGIADKADAWPAQLSGGQQQRAAIARALCMEPKALLFDEPTSALDPELQQEVVKVIKDLAAEHRTMIIVTHDMKLAADVSDHVVFLHQGRIEEEGPPDQVFGAPKSDRLRQFLSATMAV; from the coding sequence ATGACTGATACCGCGAACGCCACACCCGTTATCGAAATTCGCGACCTTCACAAGTCTTATGGACAGTTGGAGGTGCTGAAAGGTGTCTCGCTGGCGGCGCCGCGCGGTCATGTCGTCAGCCTTATCGGGTCTTCAGGTTCCGGCAAGTCGACATTGCTTCGCTGCTGCAACCTTTTGGAAAACAGTCAGGAAGGCGAGATATATTTTCAGGAAGAGCCCGTTCGCTGGAAGGGGGCGGGGCTTTCCCGCAGGCCCGCGGACCCGGTGCAGGTGACACGCATCAGGACGCAGCTGGCCATGGTGTTTCAGCAGTTCAACCTGTGGGCGCATATGACTGTGCTGCGCAATGTCATGGAATCACCCATCACAGTGCTGGGTCAGCCCGAGGCCCAGGTCGAGGAACGTGCCCGCAAGCTGCTGGCCAAGGTGGGCATCGCTGATAAGGCTGATGCCTGGCCCGCGCAACTATCTGGCGGACAGCAGCAGCGTGCAGCCATCGCCCGCGCCCTGTGTATGGAGCCGAAGGCGCTGCTTTTCGATGAACCGACAAGCGCACTTGACCCTGAACTACAGCAAGAGGTGGTGAAGGTCATAAAAGACCTCGCTGCCGAACATCGCACCATGATCATCGTGACACATGACATGAAGCTTGCCGCCGATGTCAGTGATCATGTCGTATTCCTGCATCAGGGAAGGATCGAAGAAGAAGGTCCGCCCGATCAGGTCTTTGGCGCGCCGAAATCGGACAGGCTGCGCCAATTCCTCAGCGCCACTATGGCGGTGTGA
- a CDS encoding transporter substrate-binding domain-containing protein has translation MRKLLLATATLALTAGFASADPIRIATEGAYPPYNLVNEAGELDGFDVEVGNEICKRAELECVWVNNDWDSILPNLKSSNYDAIMAGMSITDERKQEIDFTQNYFPPAASAYASTSADANIGEGAVVAAQTTTIQAAHVAESGATLLEFATPDETLAAVRNGEADAVFADKDFLAPAVNESNGELAWVGEDIPLGGGIGVGVRQSDTELRDKMDAAITSMKDDGTLNGLIEKWFAEGATYFGADGEAVGKEDAQITPVEG, from the coding sequence ATGAGAAAGCTATTGCTTGCCACAGCCACTCTGGCGCTGACCGCCGGTTTTGCCAGTGCAGATCCGATCCGGATTGCGACCGAAGGCGCTTACCCTCCCTACAACCTCGTGAACGAGGCCGGTGAACTGGATGGTTTCGACGTCGAGGTCGGCAATGAAATCTGCAAGCGGGCAGAGCTGGAATGTGTCTGGGTCAATAACGACTGGGATTCGATCCTGCCGAACCTGAAATCGTCCAACTATGACGCCATCATGGCCGGCATGTCGATCACGGATGAGCGTAAGCAGGAAATCGACTTCACGCAGAACTATTTCCCGCCTGCCGCTTCGGCCTATGCCTCAACTTCGGCTGATGCGAATATCGGCGAAGGTGCTGTTGTTGCCGCACAAACGACAACTATTCAGGCCGCGCATGTTGCAGAGTCGGGGGCAACCCTGCTGGAATTCGCGACCCCGGATGAAACTCTGGCAGCGGTGCGCAATGGTGAGGCCGATGCGGTTTTTGCTGACAAGGACTTCCTCGCGCCTGCGGTGAACGAATCCAACGGCGAGCTGGCATGGGTTGGCGAGGATATTCCGCTGGGTGGCGGCATCGGCGTCGGCGTGCGCCAGTCCGATACAGAGCTGCGCGACAAGATGGATGCGGCCATCACCTCGATGAAAGACGACGGCACGCTTAACGGGCTAATCGAGAAATGGTTTGCCGAGGGCGCGACTTATTTCGGCGCGGACGGTGAAGCCGTCGGCAAGGAAGACGCCCAGATTACCCCGGTCGAAGGTTAA